The window GGGCCTTGTCATTAACATTGCCGATGTTAGTCAGCTCAAACAAGCGGAATTAGAAAATCAGTCCCTGCGCGAGCGATTACAATTCCTGCTGGCAGCAAGCCCTGGGATCATCTACTCCTGCACGGTTGACGGTTATTTTCGTTATACGTTCATTAGCGACACAGTGCAGACACTGTTGGGCTACACAACTGTGGAATGGCTAGCATCACCAGACATGTGGATCACGCATTTGCATCCAGATGATGCGCCCTGTGTGTTGAACTGCTTGATGCCTCTGCTGGCCAACGATCGTCATACCCATGAATATCGGCTACGCCATCGAGATGGTCATTACACGTGGGTACGAGATGAGATGCAACTAGTCCGCAATCCCAATGGGGAAATCTTGGAAATTGTGGGCTGTTGGGTGGCGATCGACGATCGTAAAGCCTCAGAGCTAGCCCTTGCCGAGTCACAACGTCAGTATCAAACACTGGTTGAAAACTCACCCGATGTTATTGAGCGGTTTGATGTTAACCTGCGCCATCTGTACGTCAGCCCATCCCTAACCAGAATGACTGGCATACCTGTTGATGCCTGTTTGGGCAAAACCTACCGTGAACTAGGCATGGATGAAGCCATGGTCGAGCGGTGGGAAGCTGCTGCTGCCGACCTTTTAGCCACTGGACAAAAGCAGGTGATTGAGTTCTCTATCCCAACTCCGCAGGGTGTACGCTCCTTTGAGATGGCGCTGGTACCAGAGTTATCAGCGCACCAGACCATCGAGTCAATTCTCTGTATTTCTAGGGACGTGACCGATCGCAAAGCGGCTGAAGCAGCTCTGCATGAGCAACAACTCTTCATTCAACAAATTGCTGAATCGACCCTAGCGATTCTATATGTCTACGACTTGCTTAAGCAGCAGATGGTTTACACCAGCCCCCAAATCACTACAGTGTTAGGCTATTCATCTGATGAACTTCAGGCCATGGGTGGGAATTTGTTCTCTCAGTTGCTGCATCCAGATGACCTGCCCAGTCTGATGGTTCATCACCAGCAGTTTCGGGCTGATGACCACTATGTGGAAGCTGAGTATCGAATTCGGCACAAGTCTGGTCGTTATCGGTGGTTGTTGAGTCGCGATCGTGTTCTCAATCGCACTCCAGAGGGGAAACCTAGACAAATTGTGGGAGTGGCTGTAGACATTACTCTGCTCAAGCATACGCAAGTAACCTTGCACCAGCAGGCAGAGCGAGAGCGTATAGTAACCGCGATCGCCCAGAAAATTCGCCAAACCCTAGATCTAGAGCAAGTTTTGGAAACAACAGTAACTGAGATACGGCAGTTCCTACAGGTTGATCGCGTTATTATCTACCAATTTACCTCTGACTGGAGTGGGGCGATCGTGGCTGAGTCAGTCGTAGCGGGTTGGAAATCTATTCTGGGGATGCAAGTTGCTGATACCTATTTCGTTGATACCCAGGGCAAACCCTATGCCCAAGGACGTATTCACACCAT of the Cyanobacteriota bacterium genome contains:
- a CDS encoding PAS domain-containing protein; the protein is GLVINIADVSQLKQAELENQSLRERLQFLLAASPGIIYSCTVDGYFRYTFISDTVQTLLGYTTVEWLASPDMWITHLHPDDAPCVLNCLMPLLANDRHTHEYRLRHRDGHYTWVRDEMQLVRNPNGEILEIVGCWVAIDDRKASELALAESQRQYQTLVENSPDVIERFDVNLRHLYVSPSLTRMTGIPVDACLGKTYRELGMDEAMVERWEAAAADLLATGQKQVIEFSIPTPQGVRSFEMALVPELSAHQTIESILCISRDVTDRKAAEAALHEQQLFIQQIAESTLAILYVYDLLKQQMVYTSPQITTVLGYSSDELQAMGGNLFSQLLHPDDLPSLMVHHQQFRADDHYVEAEYRIRHKSGRYRWLLSRDRVLNRTPEGKPRQIVGVAVDITLLKHTQVTLHQQAERERIVTAIAQKIRQTLDLEQVLETTVTEIRQFLQVDRVIIYQFTSDWSGAIVAESVVAGWKSILGMQVADTYFVDTQGKPYAQGRIHTIDDIYTTNLQPCYLELLEAMQVRAKLVVPILQHDHLWGLLVAQHCQAPRHWEPWEVDLHKQLATQLAIAIQQSELYQQVQALNASLELQVQERTAQLQQALEFESLLKRITDRVRDSLDEEQILQSVVEELAQQLALVGCDTGIYNAEHTISAITHEFTTTLASAQGKTFEIATSPHPEIYTYLLQGQWCQFCSITPNPLRSNQGFLSILAVPIVDDRGVLGDLWLFKPPSAVFDSQEVRLVEQVANQCAIALRQSRLYQAAQAQVKELERLNLLKDDFLSTVSHELRSPMASIKMATQMLEISLKQENVLTDETRPINRYLKVLHEEEDREINLINDLLDLARVDAGTEPLNLTAISLQFYLPHISEAFAECARQQQQHLIIEIPDDLPPLTTDLATLERIITELLHNACKYTPSGETISIHCCQ